A genomic stretch from Sphingomonas faeni includes:
- a CDS encoding FadR/GntR family transcriptional regulator — MSSDDAAVSHEKPVVTVRLADRAYTGIVQIILDEQLAVGDRLPAEDKLATMFGMSRTIVREALARLASDGITQARRGAGSYVKRRPSERLGSHMPMADIAATLGTYEVRFVLEAEAARLAAQRRSHHQMDAIERALEALRTALLSNAPAHDEDWVLHRAIAEATANAAFLPVFDHLRDAVMRILRAGVDISRSRAPDVIKAMMDEHDAIVEAIRAQDADGAALAMRWHLSQGRKRLMP; from the coding sequence ATGTCGTCTGACGATGCCGCAGTCTCTCATGAGAAGCCGGTCGTGACCGTGCGGCTGGCGGACCGGGCCTATACCGGGATCGTCCAGATCATCCTCGACGAGCAGCTCGCGGTCGGCGACCGGCTGCCCGCGGAGGACAAGCTGGCGACGATGTTCGGCATGTCGCGGACGATCGTGCGCGAGGCGCTGGCGCGGCTCGCGTCGGACGGGATCACGCAGGCGCGGCGTGGGGCCGGGTCCTATGTCAAACGGCGTCCGTCGGAGCGGCTCGGGTCGCACATGCCGATGGCGGACATCGCCGCGACCTTGGGCACCTACGAAGTGCGCTTCGTGCTGGAAGCGGAGGCGGCGCGGCTGGCGGCACAGCGCCGGTCGCATCACCAGATGGACGCGATCGAACGCGCGCTGGAGGCGCTGCGGACTGCTTTGCTGTCCAACGCGCCGGCGCATGACGAGGACTGGGTACTGCACCGCGCGATCGCCGAGGCGACCGCCAATGCGGCGTTCCTGCCGGTGTTCGATCATCTGCGGGACGCGGTGATGCGGATCCTGCGCGCGGGCGTCGACATATCGCGGTCGCGCGCACCCGACGTGATCAAGGCGATGATGGACGAGCATGACGCGATCGTGGAGGCGATCCGGGCGCAGGATGCCGACGGCGCGGCGCTGGCGATGCGCTGGCACCTGTCGCAGGGCCGCAAGCGGTTGATGCCCTGA
- a CDS encoding TonB-dependent receptor plug domain-containing protein encodes MIVLATALLCAPAAAQTATPQSDLPASTQSADPAAPPQTLTPQTAADDQGATEKDIVVTGSRITSSGFNAPTPTTVIGEDQILKNAQPNIFNAIAQLPSLQGSTGASTGTFSTSSGTQGLSSFSLRGLGPIRTLTLLDGQRVVGANVSGVPDISMFPQLLIKRVDVVTGGASASYGSDAVGGVVNFITDTRFKGFKANIQGGITNYGDDKQALVQAAFGTSLFGDRLHLIVSGEYDDEDGVGPGDFGTDLAKGRDWYRATTLVNTGQTNNGLPQFNYRDYAQPYQYARYGLINNGPLQGIAFDQSGAPYNFNYGSNGRPTGTGGVTNCFPANSFCVGGDLSGAPGSGASLKSSLERLNGFGRIGFDFAPDNEAYVTVNLAQVKTSNQPSPGYNRPNLTVQCANPFLPQLVRDRCATAINPATGTPGITQFGFGSSNGNFPDPLVQTDRRQYRFVGGLKGKFEIGSTPWTYDAYYEHGITLAAIDVENTVLQNRYVAATNAITLNGAIVCADPVARAAGCQPINIFGGAVPSASALAYVTPANGPLQRTKLTQDVASLNFSGEPLNLWAGPLSVAFGGEYRREFYRVHGDPYGAGVTALSPNSAAYPADPLLNSALGSNWAAGNYKNGRGKYEVYEGFLELNLPLFNSEAIGRANLNGAGRVTHYSTSGTVWAWKAGGTWDTPLDGIRLRAVTSRDVRAPNLSELFAAPTVTTLPNFTNPFSGSGVQAFQNTVGNPDLKPEIARNTEVGIVLSHPSWAPGLGLSFDYYKIKLDGVVSTLSPDQIVRFCFEGNQAFCGGFVLNSPTQGGNFINVQPFNLASWKTSGFDIEASYQWKKPLGIPGNFTLRVLGTHVKEFLVDAGIANVDVVDQAGANNGNTPDWKWLATQSYDNELFSINLQERWFSDGVFGNQYVVCTTGCPVSTANHPTIDYNKMKGAFYVDLGGSVNVTKQVSMFFKVDNLFDHDPAPAPQTNTGLDVNPALYDTLGRIYRLGVRARF; translated from the coding sequence ATGATCGTGCTGGCAACCGCGTTGCTCTGCGCACCTGCCGCAGCCCAAACCGCAACCCCGCAGTCCGACCTGCCCGCCTCGACCCAATCGGCCGATCCGGCAGCGCCCCCGCAGACGCTGACGCCGCAGACCGCCGCCGACGACCAGGGCGCGACGGAGAAGGACATCGTCGTCACGGGTTCGCGCATCACGTCGAGCGGTTTCAACGCGCCGACGCCGACGACTGTGATCGGCGAGGACCAGATCCTCAAGAACGCGCAGCCCAATATCTTCAACGCGATCGCGCAGTTGCCGTCGCTGCAGGGATCGACCGGCGCCTCCACCGGGACGTTCAGCACGTCGAGCGGCACGCAGGGGCTCAGTTCCTTCTCGCTGCGTGGCCTCGGCCCCATCCGTACGCTGACCCTGCTCGACGGCCAGCGCGTCGTCGGTGCGAACGTCTCCGGCGTGCCCGACATCAGCATGTTCCCACAGCTGCTGATCAAGCGCGTCGACGTTGTGACGGGTGGCGCATCGGCCTCCTATGGTTCCGACGCGGTCGGCGGCGTGGTCAACTTCATCACCGACACGCGCTTCAAGGGGTTCAAGGCGAACATCCAAGGCGGCATCACCAATTACGGCGACGACAAGCAGGCGCTGGTCCAGGCCGCGTTCGGCACGTCGTTGTTCGGCGACCGCCTGCACCTGATCGTCAGCGGCGAATATGACGACGAAGACGGCGTTGGCCCGGGCGATTTCGGCACCGACCTCGCCAAGGGTCGCGACTGGTACCGCGCCACCACGCTCGTCAACACCGGTCAGACGAACAACGGCCTGCCGCAGTTCAACTACCGCGACTATGCCCAACCCTATCAATATGCGCGCTACGGCCTGATCAACAACGGGCCGTTACAGGGCATCGCCTTCGACCAGAGCGGCGCGCCATATAATTTCAACTATGGTTCGAACGGTCGTCCGACCGGCACGGGCGGCGTCACGAATTGCTTCCCCGCCAACAGCTTCTGCGTCGGCGGCGACCTGTCGGGCGCGCCGGGTTCGGGCGCATCGCTGAAGTCCTCGCTGGAGCGGCTCAACGGGTTCGGGCGGATCGGCTTCGATTTCGCCCCGGACAACGAGGCTTATGTGACGGTCAACCTTGCGCAGGTGAAGACCAGCAACCAGCCGAGCCCGGGATACAACCGCCCGAACCTGACCGTGCAGTGCGCCAATCCCTTCCTGCCGCAACTGGTGCGGGATCGCTGCGCGACGGCGATCAACCCCGCCACCGGGACCCCGGGAATCACGCAGTTCGGCTTCGGTAGCAGCAACGGCAACTTCCCCGATCCACTGGTCCAGACGGACCGTCGCCAATACCGCTTCGTCGGCGGGCTGAAGGGCAAGTTCGAGATCGGCAGCACGCCCTGGACCTACGACGCCTATTACGAACACGGCATCACGCTGGCGGCGATCGACGTCGAGAATACCGTGCTTCAGAACCGCTACGTCGCCGCGACCAACGCGATCACGCTGAACGGGGCGATCGTCTGCGCCGATCCGGTCGCGCGCGCCGCCGGATGTCAGCCGATCAACATCTTCGGCGGCGCGGTGCCGTCGGCATCGGCGCTTGCCTATGTCACGCCCGCCAATGGGCCGCTCCAGCGCACCAAGCTGACGCAGGACGTCGCCAGCCTCAACTTCTCGGGCGAGCCGCTCAACCTGTGGGCCGGGCCGCTGTCGGTCGCGTTCGGTGGCGAATATCGTCGTGAATTCTACCGCGTCCACGGCGATCCCTATGGTGCGGGCGTCACCGCACTCAGCCCCAACAGCGCCGCCTATCCCGCCGATCCGCTGTTGAATTCGGCGCTGGGCAGCAACTGGGCAGCGGGCAACTACAAGAACGGCCGCGGCAAGTACGAGGTGTACGAGGGCTTTCTCGAGCTCAACCTGCCCTTGTTCAACAGCGAGGCGATCGGCCGCGCCAACCTCAACGGCGCGGGCCGCGTGACGCATTACAGCACGTCGGGCACGGTCTGGGCCTGGAAGGCGGGCGGTACCTGGGACACGCCGCTGGACGGCATCCGGTTGCGCGCCGTCACGTCGCGCGACGTCCGTGCGCCGAACCTGTCCGAACTGTTCGCGGCACCGACCGTCACCACGCTGCCGAACTTCACCAATCCCTTTTCCGGCAGCGGTGTGCAGGCGTTCCAGAACACCGTCGGCAACCCCGATCTGAAGCCGGAAATCGCGCGCAATACCGAGGTCGGCATCGTCCTGTCGCATCCCTCATGGGCGCCGGGTCTCGGCCTGTCGTTCGACTACTACAAGATCAAGCTCGACGGAGTGGTCTCGACACTGTCGCCCGACCAGATCGTCCGCTTCTGCTTCGAGGGCAACCAGGCGTTCTGCGGCGGCTTCGTGCTGAACAGCCCCACCCAGGGCGGCAATTTCATCAACGTCCAGCCGTTCAATCTCGCGTCGTGGAAGACCAGCGGGTTCGACATCGAGGCGAGCTATCAGTGGAAGAAGCCGCTCGGCATTCCCGGCAACTTCACGCTCCGCGTGCTGGGCACGCATGTGAAGGAGTTCCTCGTCGATGCCGGGATCGCCAACGTCGACGTGGTCGACCAGGCCGGGGCCAACAACGGCAACACGCCGGACTGGAAATGGCTGGCGACGCAAAGCTACGACAACGAGCTCTTCAGCATCAACCTGCAGGAGCGCTGGTTCTCGGACGGCGTCTTCGGCAACCAATATGTGGTCTGCACCACCGGCTGCCCGGTCTCGACCGCCAACCACCCGACCATCGACTACAACAAGATGAAGGGCGCGTTCTACGTCGACCTCGGGGGATCGGTTAACGTCACCAAGCAGGTCAGCATGTTCTTCAAGGTCGACAATCTGTTCGATCACGATCCAGCGCCCGCGCCGCAGACCAATACCGGCCTCGACGTGAACCCCGCGCTGTACGACACGCTCGGCCGTATCTACCGCCTGGGCGTCCGCGCCCGGTTCTGA
- a CDS encoding SMP-30/gluconolactonase/LRE family protein: MFEHRAVAPFRPGRREVLFGAVAMAAAPAFGAGVAATPPEPRIQKLSPAFDRMVVPGTRIETIATGIRWAEGPVWVEAGQYLLFSDPPANIVRRWRKGGLAVPFLDPSGVGGTDPKLIREPGANGLTLDRAGKLLVANSGGRSIDRVDLVTRRREVVVDRYQGKRFNSPNDMHVARDGTLYFTDPPYGLTEGDTSPLKELAVNGVYRLRPGGTVELLEGSLTRPNGIALSPDETRLYVSVSDETAPRIMVYDLDAKGVRNARVLLDAKAMKARGGAGLPDGMKVARDGTLICSVPGGMMVMTPDAEPLALVTTGAPIANCAFGERGRALYMTANDRVLRLPLRAGWQG; this comes from the coding sequence ATGTTTGAGCATCGCGCAGTCGCCCCCTTCCGGCCGGGACGTCGTGAAGTCCTGTTCGGCGCGGTGGCGATGGCCGCCGCCCCGGCTTTCGGCGCGGGCGTCGCGGCAACGCCGCCCGAGCCGCGCATCCAGAAACTGTCGCCGGCATTCGACCGCATGGTCGTGCCGGGCACGCGGATCGAGACGATCGCGACGGGCATTCGGTGGGCGGAGGGGCCGGTGTGGGTCGAAGCCGGACAGTATCTGCTGTTCTCCGATCCACCGGCCAACATCGTTCGTCGCTGGCGCAAGGGTGGCCTGGCCGTACCGTTCCTCGATCCGTCGGGCGTGGGCGGGACCGATCCGAAGCTGATCCGAGAACCGGGTGCGAACGGACTGACGCTCGATCGAGCGGGCAAGCTGCTGGTCGCCAACAGTGGCGGGCGGTCGATCGATCGCGTCGATCTGGTCACGCGGCGGCGCGAAGTGGTGGTCGACCGCTATCAGGGAAAGCGGTTCAACAGCCCGAACGACATGCATGTCGCGCGCGACGGTACGCTGTATTTCACCGATCCGCCCTACGGCCTGACCGAAGGCGATACGTCGCCGTTGAAGGAACTGGCGGTGAACGGCGTGTATCGACTGCGGCCGGGCGGCACGGTCGAACTGCTCGAGGGAAGCCTGACGCGACCGAACGGCATCGCGCTGTCGCCCGACGAGACGCGGCTCTACGTGTCGGTGTCGGACGAAACCGCGCCGCGGATCATGGTCTACGACCTCGATGCCAAGGGCGTGCGCAATGCCCGGGTCCTGCTCGATGCCAAGGCGATGAAGGCGCGGGGCGGGGCGGGGTTGCCCGACGGCATGAAGGTCGCGCGCGATGGGACACTGATATGCTCGGTGCCCGGCGGCATGATGGTCATGACCCCCGATGCGGAGCCGCTCGCGCTGGTGACGACCGGTGCGCCGATCGCCAACTGCGCGTTCGGGGAGCGCGGGCGGGCGCTGTATATGACCGCCAACGACCGCGTCCTGCGCCTGCCGCTCCGTGCGGGATGGCAAGGCTGA
- the uxaC gene encoding glucuronate isomerase, translating into MTHPLRLHPDRLFPSDGRTRDIARALHAGVKDLPIVSPHGHTDPAWFAKDEAFSNPASLLIVPDHYVFRMLYSQGVPLDALGVPTVDGSTTEADPRKIWRIFAENYPLFRGTPSRMWLDWVFAEAFGIDVRLEPATADLYYDTIDAALKTPAFRPRALFDRFGIELIATTESPLDPLEHHAAIRASDWNGRVVTAYRPDPVVDPETPGFAANVRRFGETANEDVGSYAGYLAAHRFHRARFRDAGATSTDHGHPSAATADLTPSEAEALYARVMAQPTAAESELFRAQMLTEMAAMSVEDGMVMQLHPAVSRSHNASVLARFGRDKGGDIPLPGEFVRALKPLLDRFGNNPALTLILFTLDEDTYSRELAPLAGHYPSLRLGPPWWFHDSPEGMRRFRERATEAAGFYNTVGFNDDTRAFLSIPARHDVARRMDCAFLAKLVAEHRLEEDEAHEVARALAYDLVKQAYRL; encoded by the coding sequence ATGACCCATCCGCTACGCCTTCACCCCGACCGCCTGTTCCCCAGCGACGGCCGTACCCGCGACATCGCCCGCGCACTGCATGCGGGCGTCAAGGACCTGCCGATCGTCAGTCCGCACGGCCATACCGACCCGGCATGGTTCGCGAAGGACGAGGCGTTCAGCAATCCCGCCTCGCTGTTGATCGTCCCCGATCACTACGTCTTCCGGATGCTCTACAGCCAAGGCGTGCCGCTCGACGCGCTCGGGGTGCCGACGGTCGATGGCAGCACCACGGAAGCCGATCCGCGGAAAATCTGGCGCATCTTTGCGGAGAACTACCCCCTGTTCCGCGGCACGCCGTCGCGGATGTGGCTCGACTGGGTGTTCGCCGAGGCATTCGGGATCGACGTCCGCCTCGAACCCGCGACCGCGGACCTGTATTACGACACGATCGACGCCGCGTTGAAGACGCCAGCCTTCCGCCCGCGCGCGCTGTTCGACCGGTTCGGCATCGAACTGATCGCGACCACCGAAAGCCCGCTCGACCCGCTCGAGCACCATGCCGCGATCCGCGCGAGCGACTGGAATGGCCGCGTCGTCACCGCCTATCGCCCCGACCCGGTCGTCGACCCCGAGACGCCGGGCTTCGCCGCCAACGTCCGCCGCTTCGGCGAGACCGCGAACGAGGATGTCGGCAGCTATGCTGGCTATCTCGCCGCGCACCGTTTCCACCGCGCTCGCTTTCGCGATGCCGGTGCCACTTCGACCGATCACGGCCACCCCTCGGCGGCGACCGCGGATCTGACACCCTCCGAAGCGGAAGCACTCTATGCGCGCGTGATGGCCCAACCGACCGCCGCTGAGTCCGAACTCTTCCGCGCACAGATGCTCACAGAGATGGCGGCGATGTCGGTCGAGGACGGCATGGTGATGCAGCTTCACCCTGCCGTCTCCCGCAGCCACAACGCCTCGGTGCTCGCCCGCTTCGGCCGCGACAAGGGCGGCGACATCCCGCTCCCCGGCGAGTTCGTCCGCGCGCTGAAGCCACTGCTCGACCGGTTCGGCAATAACCCCGCGCTCACCCTGATCCTCTTCACCCTAGACGAGGACACCTACTCCCGCGAACTCGCCCCGCTCGCCGGCCATTACCCGTCGCTCCGGCTCGGCCCGCCCTGGTGGTTCCACGACAGCCCGGAGGGCATGCGCCGCTTCCGCGAACGCGCGACCGAGGCCGCCGGCTTCTACAACACGGTCGGCTTCAACGACGACACCCGCGCCTTCCTGTCGATCCCCGCGCGCCACGACGTCGCGCGCCGAATGGACTGCGCGTTCCTCGCCAAGCTCGTCGCCGAACACCGGCTCGAAGAGGACGAAGCGCACGAAGTCGCCCGTGCGCTGGCCTATGACCTGGTCAAGCAGGCGTACCGGCTGTGA
- a CDS encoding MFS transporter, producing MVTGAATPATEKPRGKVRWIVCALLFAAVALSYIDRLVLPVLKPELQARYNWSEQGYADLAIAFQAAYGIAYVLFGRFVDRVGAKIGYAVAVTLWTIGHVAHALFTSAGMMIFARIPLAIGEAGAFPAALAAANEWFPQRERALAIGIFNAGSNVGAILTPLIVPVIAVTFGWRMAFIATGALTVLWLVAWLAFYRTPRKHPRVTPEELAWIEADPVPAAKPVRWRTLLRLRQTWAYMLGRFLIDPVWWTFLFWLPDFFNRQYGVKMLDFGPPLVAVYVLADVGSIAGGWFSSRLLAKGATPNRARKTALFACALFALPIIFAAQAPGLWWAVAAIGLACACHQGFSANVYAIPGDLFPRGMGGSVIGLGGLAGAFGGMLMAKFAGTILAGVGSYGPIFVVAGCAYFVALLVIHLLVPHYTPVDPERLA from the coding sequence CTGGTGACCGGGGCCGCTACTCCAGCGACCGAAAAACCGCGCGGCAAAGTGCGGTGGATCGTCTGCGCGCTTTTGTTCGCCGCCGTCGCGCTCAGCTATATCGACCGCCTCGTATTGCCGGTGCTCAAGCCTGAACTCCAGGCACGCTACAACTGGAGCGAGCAGGGTTATGCCGATCTCGCGATCGCGTTCCAGGCCGCGTACGGCATTGCCTATGTGCTGTTCGGCCGGTTCGTCGACCGTGTGGGGGCGAAGATCGGCTATGCGGTCGCGGTGACGTTGTGGACGATCGGTCATGTCGCGCATGCGCTGTTCACCAGCGCCGGGATGATGATCTTCGCGCGCATCCCGCTCGCGATCGGCGAGGCAGGGGCATTCCCCGCCGCACTCGCCGCGGCGAACGAATGGTTTCCGCAACGCGAACGTGCGCTCGCGATCGGCATCTTCAACGCGGGCTCGAACGTCGGCGCTATCCTCACGCCGTTGATCGTGCCGGTCATCGCGGTGACGTTCGGCTGGCGGATGGCATTCATCGCGACCGGCGCGCTGACCGTGCTCTGGCTGGTCGCCTGGCTCGCCTTTTACCGCACGCCGCGCAAGCATCCGCGCGTCACGCCTGAGGAACTGGCCTGGATCGAGGCCGATCCGGTGCCCGCTGCGAAGCCGGTCCGCTGGCGCACGCTGCTGCGCCTGCGACAGACCTGGGCGTACATGCTCGGCCGCTTCCTGATCGATCCGGTGTGGTGGACCTTCCTCTTCTGGCTGCCTGATTTCTTCAATCGGCAATACGGCGTAAAGATGCTCGATTTCGGACCGCCGCTGGTCGCCGTGTACGTGCTCGCCGATGTCGGATCGATCGCAGGCGGCTGGTTCTCGTCGCGGCTGCTGGCGAAGGGGGCGACTCCGAACCGCGCACGAAAGACCGCGTTGTTCGCCTGCGCACTGTTCGCCCTGCCGATCATCTTCGCCGCGCAGGCACCCGGCCTCTGGTGGGCGGTCGCGGCGATCGGCTTGGCGTGCGCCTGCCATCAGGGCTTCTCCGCCAACGTGTACGCGATCCCCGGCGACCTGTTCCCGCGCGGCATGGGCGGGTCGGTGATCGGTCTCGGCGGGCTGGCGGGCGCATTCGGCGGCATGCTGATGGCCAAGTTCGCGGGCACTATCCTCGCCGGCGTCGGCAGCTATGGTCCGATCTTCGTGGTCGCCGGATGCGCCTATTTCGTCGCGTTATTGGTTATCCACCTGCTCGTACCGCATTATACCCCCGTCGATCCGGAACGCCTCGCATGA
- the manD gene encoding D-mannonate dehydratase ManD — protein sequence MPKIVSARVIVTCPGRNFVTLKIECDDGTTGLGDATLNGRELSVASYLTDHVVPCLIGRDAHRIEDVWQYLYKGAYWRRGPVTMAAIAAVDTALWDIKGKLAGMPVYQLLGGAARDACMVYAHANGTTIEDTIAVAKAEQAKGYKAIRLQCGVPGLASTYGVAKHGARYEPADADLPSESVWSTEKYLRVVPELFKAAREAMGWDVHLLHDIHHRLTPIEAGRLGKALEPYNLFWIEDPTPAENQEAFKLIRHHTTTPIAVGEVFNSIWDAKDLIQNQLIDYIRATVVHAGGITHLRRIASFADLYQIRTGCHGATDLSPVAMAAALHFGLSVPNFGVQEHMPHTDETDAVFPHAYSFDDGMMHPGEAPGLGVDIDEDLAATYDYKRAYLPVARLEDGTLCNW from the coding sequence ATGCCCAAGATCGTTTCCGCCCGCGTCATCGTCACCTGTCCGGGACGCAATTTCGTCACGTTGAAGATCGAGTGCGACGACGGCACCACCGGGCTCGGCGACGCCACGCTCAACGGCCGTGAACTCAGCGTCGCGAGCTATTTGACCGATCACGTCGTGCCGTGCCTGATCGGCCGCGACGCCCACCGGATCGAGGACGTCTGGCAGTATCTCTACAAGGGCGCGTATTGGCGGCGCGGCCCGGTGACGATGGCGGCGATCGCTGCGGTCGACACCGCGCTCTGGGACATCAAGGGCAAGCTCGCGGGCATGCCGGTGTACCAGTTGCTCGGCGGCGCGGCGCGCGATGCGTGCATGGTCTACGCGCACGCCAACGGCACCACGATCGAGGACACGATCGCCGTCGCGAAGGCCGAACAGGCGAAGGGTTACAAGGCGATCCGGCTGCAATGCGGCGTACCGGGGCTCGCCTCGACCTACGGCGTCGCCAAGCACGGCGCACGATACGAGCCCGCCGATGCCGACCTGCCGAGCGAAAGCGTCTGGTCGACCGAGAAATACCTCCGCGTCGTCCCCGAACTGTTCAAGGCCGCGCGCGAGGCGATGGGCTGGGACGTGCACCTGCTCCACGACATCCACCACCGGCTGACCCCGATCGAGGCGGGGCGGCTCGGCAAGGCGCTCGAGCCGTATAACCTCTTCTGGATCGAGGACCCGACGCCCGCCGAGAACCAGGAGGCGTTCAAGCTGATCCGCCACCACACCACGACGCCGATCGCGGTCGGCGAGGTATTCAACTCGATCTGGGACGCCAAGGACCTGATCCAGAACCAGCTGATCGACTATATTCGCGCGACCGTCGTGCATGCCGGCGGCATCACGCACCTGCGCCGGATCGCCTCGTTCGCCGACCTGTATCAGATTCGTACCGGGTGCCACGGCGCGACCGACCTGTCGCCGGTGGCGATGGCCGCGGCGCTGCACTTCGGGCTGTCGGTGCCCAATTTCGGCGTGCAGGAGCATATGCCGCACACCGACGAGACCGATGCGGTATTCCCGCACGCGTACAGCTTCGACGACGGCATGATGCATCCGGGCGAGGCGCCGGGGCTAGGCGTCGACATCGACGAGGATCTCGCCGCGACCTATGACTACAAGCGCGCCTATCTCCCGGTCGCGCGTCTCGAGGATGGCACGCTGTGCAACTGGTGA